In one Thermanaerovibrio velox DSM 12556 genomic region, the following are encoded:
- the thiC gene encoding phosphomethylpyrimidine synthase ThiC produces the protein MSRTIMEMASLGETCREVQLVSRDEGVEEQELMRLIAQGLCVIPRSLTKPKDRPVGIGQGLRTKVNANIGTSKGMSSVEEELKKLEGAVSAGAHTVMDLSTGDDAQEVLEAVLDRSQVPVGTVPLYFAAVRCRLQGRKVVDMTVDEMFHAVELHGRMGVDFVTVHTGLTRNALHHLTSQGRVTNIVSRGGSILAAWMIHNDRENPFAEDFDRLLEIARRWDMTLSLGDGLRPGSGSDATDRAQVAELLELGRQVKMCREAKVQAMVEGPGHVPLGQIRTNVELQKRLCQGAPFYVLGPLVTDSAPGMDHLVGAIGGAVAASAGADFLCYVTPKEHLGFPSLEDVVEGVRASLVAAHVGDMEKGIPWALERDRIMSEARGAMDWEAQRKAALTPWAFQQDPHRSQEGCAMCGPLCAMRIAREAIASWKKV, from the coding sequence ATGAGCCGCACGATCATGGAGATGGCATCCCTGGGGGAGACATGCCGGGAGGTCCAGCTGGTATCTAGGGACGAAGGCGTTGAAGAGCAGGAGCTGATGCGGCTGATCGCCCAGGGGCTTTGCGTCATACCCCGGAGCCTCACGAAGCCCAAGGACAGGCCCGTGGGCATAGGCCAGGGGCTTAGGACCAAGGTGAACGCCAACATAGGCACCTCCAAGGGGATGAGCTCCGTGGAAGAGGAGCTCAAGAAACTCGAAGGGGCCGTTTCCGCGGGGGCTCATACAGTTATGGACCTGAGCACCGGGGATGACGCCCAGGAGGTCCTGGAGGCGGTGCTTGACAGGTCCCAGGTGCCGGTTGGTACCGTGCCGCTGTACTTCGCGGCGGTGCGGTGCCGTCTTCAGGGCCGGAAGGTGGTGGACATGACCGTGGACGAGATGTTCCATGCGGTGGAGCTTCACGGCCGCATGGGGGTGGACTTCGTCACGGTTCACACCGGCCTTACCAGGAACGCGCTGCACCACCTCACATCCCAGGGGAGGGTGACCAACATCGTAAGCCGCGGGGGCTCCATACTGGCCGCCTGGATGATCCACAACGACCGGGAGAACCCGTTCGCGGAGGACTTCGACCGGCTCTTGGAGATAGCCAGGAGGTGGGACATGACCCTGAGCCTCGGGGACGGCCTAAGGCCCGGATCCGGCAGCGACGCCACCGACAGGGCCCAGGTGGCGGAGCTGCTGGAGCTTGGCAGGCAGGTTAAGATGTGCCGGGAGGCCAAGGTGCAGGCCATGGTGGAAGGGCCCGGGCACGTGCCCCTAGGACAGATCCGGACCAACGTGGAGCTTCAGAAGCGGCTCTGCCAGGGAGCTCCCTTCTACGTGCTAGGTCCCTTGGTCACCGACTCAGCGCCGGGCATGGACCACCTGGTGGGGGCCATAGGAGGTGCCGTGGCGGCCTCCGCGGGGGCGGACTTCCTGTGCTACGTCACCCCTAAGGAACACCTGGGGTTCCCCTCCCTGGAGGACGTGGTGGAGGGGGTGAGGGCGTCCTTGGTGGCGGCCCACGTGGGGGACATGGAGAAGGGAATCCCGTGGGCGCTGGAGAGGGACCGGATCATGTCGGAAGCCCGGGGGGCCATGGACTGGGAGGCCCAGAGAAAGGCAGCTCTCACCCC
- a CDS encoding sulfide-dependent adenosine diphosphate thiazole synthase → MELDERRISRVIIERFMEKLLDSVDLDVAIVGGGPAGLVAGRDLAMRGAKVAMFERKLSLGGGMWGGGMMFNEIVVQEEAKGILEEVGVRTVPQGDGYFSADSVEAVSTLISAATRAGLRVFNCVTAEDVVMREDRVIGLVITWTPVEMSGLHVDPLAIRSRFVIDATGHDINVVRVVERKVPGRLFTPTGVAEGEKSLWCHRAEQLTLENTREVFPGLYVAGMSANATFGGPRMGPIFGGMLLSGRKAASMIWEALGGR, encoded by the coding sequence ATGGAGCTGGACGAGAGGCGCATATCGAGGGTCATCATCGAAAGGTTTATGGAGAAGCTTTTGGACTCCGTGGACCTGGACGTGGCCATAGTAGGGGGCGGTCCCGCTGGGCTTGTGGCGGGGAGGGACCTCGCCATGAGGGGTGCCAAGGTGGCCATGTTCGAGCGCAAGCTATCCCTGGGAGGCGGCATGTGGGGAGGCGGCATGATGTTCAACGAGATCGTGGTCCAGGAGGAGGCCAAGGGGATCCTGGAGGAGGTAGGGGTCAGGACCGTCCCCCAAGGAGACGGGTACTTCTCCGCGGACTCGGTGGAGGCGGTGAGCACTCTGATATCCGCCGCCACCAGGGCGGGGCTTAGGGTCTTCAACTGCGTCACCGCCGAGGACGTGGTGATGAGGGAGGACCGGGTGATAGGGCTGGTGATAACCTGGACCCCTGTTGAGATGTCGGGGCTCCACGTGGATCCCCTGGCCATAAGAAGCAGGTTCGTCATAGACGCCACCGGGCACGACATAAACGTGGTGCGGGTGGTGGAAAGGAAGGTGCCCGGAAGGCTCTTCACACCCACCGGCGTGGCGGAGGGGGAGAAGTCCCTGTGGTGCCACCGGGCGGAGCAGCTCACGCTGGAGAACACCCGGGAGGTCTTCCCGGGGCTGTACGTGGCGGGCATGTCCGCCAACGCCACGTTCGGGGGCCCCAGGATGGGCCCCATCTTCGGGGGGATGCTGCTCTCGGGGCGGAAGGCGGCGAGCATGATATGGGAAGCCCTGGGGGGCCGATGA